The following coding sequences lie in one Deltaproteobacteria bacterium genomic window:
- a CDS encoding acyl carrier protein: protein MDFSEASLLDYLRRKTGLPELDGDTVLFSDGTVDSVTMIDLIVFLEDSLGIEIRQEDVTLDNFDTGRAIMALVNARMTE from the coding sequence TCAGAAGCCTCCCTGCTCGACTACCTGCGCCGCAAGACCGGCCTGCCGGAGCTCGATGGCGACACGGTGTTGTTCTCCGATGGCACCGTGGATTCGGTCACCATGATCGACCTCATCGTGTTCCTCGAGGACTCGCTGGGCATCGAGATCCGCCAAGAAGACGTCACGCTCGACAACTTCGACACCGGCCGCGCGATCATGGCGCTCGTGAACGCGCGCATGACCGAGTGA
- a CDS encoding alanine racemase, whose product MSEPVVSERYAEVLRDIAAQRGTPCFVYFTAPIRERVQGIARALGSRVSVSYAMKANPNVALVTAMRGLVPRLDVSSGGELARAVACGWAPHAISFTGPGKSHDELALAVEHRVEVVLESVTEAERLAALAGAAGVVMDVLLRVAPSRVPAGFGDQMAGRPTAFGIDEDEIDDAVACVRRSSSLRWVGLHAYSGTQCLRADAIAENWAIFAELFRAIAQRHDARLQRLVFGAGLGIAHHDNQVTVDLDAVATNAVPTLDALRQEPLLADAELVLESGRYLVGEAGVYLTAVNTVKRSRGADVIICDGGMNHHLAAAGHFGMVIRRPYRLRKLGAAPDAPRKKLLVCGPLCTSLDGFGRDVELPELAVGDVLAISPSGAYGFTSSPLGFISHPAPAEHLVEDGELLR is encoded by the coding sequence ATGAGCGAGCCGGTCGTCAGCGAGCGGTATGCCGAGGTCCTGCGCGACATCGCGGCGCAGCGCGGCACGCCATGCTTCGTCTACTTCACCGCGCCGATCCGCGAGCGCGTGCAGGGCATCGCCCGCGCGCTCGGATCGCGGGTCTCGGTGTCCTACGCGATGAAGGCCAACCCCAACGTCGCGTTGGTGACCGCGATGCGCGGCCTGGTGCCGCGGCTCGACGTGTCGTCGGGCGGTGAGCTGGCGCGGGCCGTGGCGTGCGGCTGGGCCCCCCACGCCATCAGCTTCACTGGCCCTGGCAAGTCCCACGACGAGCTGGCGCTGGCGGTCGAGCACCGCGTCGAAGTCGTCCTCGAGTCGGTGACCGAGGCCGAGCGACTGGCCGCGCTGGCGGGCGCCGCCGGCGTCGTGATGGACGTGCTGCTACGGGTGGCGCCCTCGCGGGTGCCCGCCGGCTTCGGCGATCAAATGGCCGGGCGACCGACCGCGTTCGGCATCGACGAAGACGAGATCGACGACGCGGTCGCGTGCGTGCGGCGCTCGTCGTCGCTGCGCTGGGTCGGGCTGCACGCCTACTCCGGCACGCAGTGCCTGCGCGCCGACGCGATCGCGGAGAACTGGGCCATCTTTGCCGAGCTGTTCCGTGCGATCGCACAGCGACACGACGCGCGGCTGCAGCGGCTGGTGTTCGGCGCCGGCCTCGGCATCGCCCACCACGACAACCAAGTCACCGTCGATCTCGACGCGGTCGCCACGAACGCCGTGCCGACCCTCGATGCCCTGCGCCAGGAGCCGCTGCTCGCCGACGCCGAGCTGGTGCTCGAGTCGGGCCGCTACCTCGTGGGCGAGGCCGGCGTCTACCTGACGGCCGTCAACACGGTGAAGCGCTCGCGCGGTGCCGACGTGATCATCTGCGACGGCGGCATGAACCATCACCTCGCCGCCGCCGGCCACTTCGGCATGGTCATCCGGCGGCCCTATCGCCTGCGCAAGCTGGGCGCCGCGCCCGACGCCCCGCGCAAGAAGCTACTGGTGTGCGGTCCGCTGTGCACCTCCCTCGACGGCTTCGGTCGCGACGTCGAGCTGCCGGAGCTCGCGGTCGGCGACGTGCTGGCGATCTCGCCCAGCGGCGCCTACGGCTTCACCTCCTCGCCGCTGGGCTTCATCAGCCACCCGGCGCCGGCCGAGCACCTGGTCGAGGACGGCGAGCTGCTACGCTGA